Proteins encoded in a region of the Candidatus Moanabacter tarae genome:
- the xylB gene encoding Xylulose kinase has translation MAYMIGIDVGTSSTKAVLIDELGDVLATATAKYGFVTPKPLWVESDPEDWWVATVKVIRMVLEESGIRTANISALGLTGQMHGLVMLGPMGEVLRPCIMWNDQRTSDQCVTLTKRVGESRVIKLTGNPILPGFTAPKVLWVEENEPEVFAKTTKVVLPKDYIRYKLSGEFYSDVSDASGTSFLDVAGRCWSEEMISAAKIPRKWLPEVTESPVASTKVSDAAAGITGLPEGLPIVAGAGDQAAQAVGCGIVRSGVVSATLGTSGVVFAHSDKYRVEPEGRLHSFCHAVPGKWHLMGVMLSAAGSFQWYRNAFGGEEIKREKETGENSYNLLTLEAAKIEAGSEGLIFLPYLTGERTPHPDPNAKGVFFGLTLRHTKAHFTRSVLEGVTFGLKDSVELMRGLGIEMKEVVASGGGARSSLWKQILADVFESRIVIVNATEGAAYGAALLAGVGGGLFSSVEDACNEVIRETEETVPSHNLMKYLEVYPRYRALYPLLKSEFRH, from the coding sequence GTCGACTAAGGCGGTTCTGATTGACGAATTGGGCGATGTTCTGGCCACAGCTACGGCTAAATATGGGTTTGTTACCCCTAAACCGCTTTGGGTAGAGAGTGATCCGGAAGATTGGTGGGTTGCAACGGTGAAGGTAATTCGAATGGTCCTGGAGGAATCTGGAATAAGGACAGCAAATATTTCTGCTCTTGGGCTGACTGGCCAAATGCATGGATTGGTTATGCTGGGTCCAATGGGAGAGGTGCTGAGGCCTTGCATCATGTGGAATGATCAAAGGACAAGTGATCAGTGTGTTACTCTGACAAAGAGGGTTGGTGAGTCTAGGGTCATTAAGCTGACAGGAAACCCGATCTTACCGGGTTTCACTGCTCCCAAAGTTCTGTGGGTTGAAGAGAACGAACCTGAGGTCTTCGCCAAGACGACTAAGGTGGTTTTACCAAAAGACTACATCCGGTATAAACTATCCGGTGAATTCTATAGCGATGTTTCAGACGCATCTGGGACGTCTTTCCTCGACGTCGCAGGACGGTGTTGGTCCGAAGAGATGATTTCGGCGGCGAAGATTCCTAGAAAGTGGTTGCCGGAAGTTACAGAATCTCCCGTTGCGTCGACTAAGGTTAGCGATGCTGCGGCTGGAATAACCGGCTTACCAGAAGGGCTGCCGATCGTAGCAGGTGCCGGAGATCAGGCAGCTCAGGCGGTTGGTTGTGGGATTGTTAGGAGCGGGGTAGTTTCGGCGACATTGGGTACTTCGGGAGTCGTTTTCGCACATTCAGACAAGTATCGGGTGGAGCCTGAGGGCCGGCTCCATTCTTTTTGTCACGCAGTTCCGGGGAAGTGGCATCTGATGGGGGTTATGTTGTCAGCTGCAGGTAGTTTTCAGTGGTATCGTAATGCCTTTGGAGGGGAGGAAATAAAGAGGGAAAAAGAGACCGGGGAAAATTCCTATAATTTGTTAACACTAGAAGCGGCTAAAATTGAAGCAGGATCGGAAGGGCTTATTTTCCTACCCTATTTGACTGGCGAGAGGACCCCGCATCCTGATCCAAATGCAAAAGGTGTTTTCTTCGGATTAACCTTGAGGCATACTAAAGCACATTTTACTAGGTCAGTTCTGGAAGGGGTTACCTTTGGTCTCAAGGATTCTGTCGAGCTTATGAGAGGGCTAGGGATTGAGATGAAGGAAGTAGTGGCTTCAGGAGGTGGTGCTAGAAGTTCCCTCTGGAAGCAGATACTTGCTGATGTATTTGAAAGTCGGATTGTGATTGTGAATGCTACTGAAGGTGCGGCATACGGTGCTGCTCTCCTTGCTGGTGTTGGCGGTGGACTATTTTCATCGGTGGAGGACGCATGTAATGAAGTTATTAGAGAAACAGAGGAAACGGTACCCAGTCACAATTTGATGAAATACCTTGAGGTCTATCCTCGATACCGCGCCTTATACCCTCTTTTAAAATCGGAGTTCAGGCACTAG
- the gmhA1 gene encoding Phosphoheptose isomerase 1, with product MLGATLNINQYLKRLERELGRVDQAALEKWADLVYQAWEKGRFVFIMGNGGSATTASHMSEDLGKSILRKDDLGDESKCRLRVISLTDNVGWITAVGNDLSYDQIFVQQLMNYGSEGDLVVAISGSGNSPNILNAVNWANQHDLITFGLTGYSGGKLKAAQRHGLHVELDDMGMVESVHLCLFHWVLSDIYARINQKGRYREVNCEQ from the coding sequence ATGCTTGGAGCCACACTAAATATAAATCAGTATTTGAAGCGCTTGGAAAGGGAACTGGGAAGGGTAGATCAAGCGGCATTAGAAAAATGGGCAGATTTGGTTTATCAAGCTTGGGAGAAGGGGCGCTTTGTTTTCATCATGGGCAATGGAGGATCTGCAACTACTGCTAGCCACATGAGCGAAGATTTAGGAAAGAGTATCCTGCGAAAAGATGACTTGGGCGATGAATCTAAGTGTCGATTGAGAGTCATTAGTCTGACCGACAATGTTGGATGGATCACGGCGGTTGGTAACGATCTGTCCTACGATCAGATATTTGTTCAGCAGTTGATGAATTATGGGTCAGAAGGAGATTTAGTTGTTGCGATTAGTGGGTCTGGTAACAGCCCGAATATCCTCAATGCAGTCAACTGGGCGAATCAACATGATCTGATCACGTTTGGTTTGACCGGTTACTCCGGTGGGAAACTGAAGGCTGCACAACGACACGGGTTGCATGTTGAACTAGATGACATGGGAATGGTTGAAAGTGTTCATTTGTGCCTTTTTCATTGGGTGCTGAGTGATATTTATGCCCGCATTAATCAGAAAGGGAGATATCGGGAGGTGAATTGTGAACAATAA
- the ydjJ_1 gene encoding putative zinc-type alcohol dehydrogenase-like protein YdjJ, producing MAKTIRYKDDGKIELFEKVVPDPGPGEVQVQGGACGICSWDIATAKYGRQFKPMAPPGHEGVGYVVKVGSEIRNLREGDRVAGGGFSTKRNLLESRVRKIPQSDLPDEYWIVEPVSCIVTGIDHCRIKPGDRIALIGCGFMGQLLLQVLIRSPLDSLVAIDVIRSRLDLAEDIGVAEVYEADQVDPVELHDRGFDVVIDTSGSQDGLSLATDIVRPGGLINLFGWIKGKKANFDPTKWHLGGFTVVNSSPTAKTRETFGPAIRLIQKGIIRLKPLVTHTSTLDDYPVLMEKIVSGDKSYVKGVVLLS from the coding sequence ATGGCTAAAACAATACGTTATAAGGACGATGGAAAAATTGAGCTGTTTGAAAAGGTGGTACCCGATCCTGGACCAGGGGAAGTTCAGGTCCAGGGAGGTGCTTGCGGAATCTGTTCATGGGACATTGCAACTGCGAAATATGGTAGGCAGTTCAAGCCCATGGCTCCACCCGGGCACGAAGGTGTCGGGTATGTTGTGAAAGTAGGGTCTGAGATCAGGAATCTCAGGGAAGGAGACCGGGTTGCTGGTGGTGGGTTTTCGACGAAACGCAATCTCTTGGAAAGTCGAGTTCGTAAGATTCCCCAGTCAGACTTACCTGATGAGTACTGGATCGTGGAACCTGTTTCATGCATCGTAACTGGAATCGATCATTGCAGAATCAAGCCGGGCGATCGGATTGCTTTAATTGGGTGTGGATTTATGGGGCAACTATTGCTCCAGGTGTTGATTCGTAGTCCACTTGACTCTCTTGTTGCAATTGACGTTATCAGAAGTCGTTTGGACTTGGCAGAGGATATTGGTGTGGCCGAGGTTTACGAGGCAGATCAAGTTGATCCTGTAGAATTACATGACAGGGGATTCGATGTCGTGATTGATACATCTGGGAGCCAGGATGGCCTTAGTCTTGCCACTGATATCGTGAGACCGGGTGGCCTGATCAATCTGTTTGGTTGGATCAAAGGAAAGAAGGCAAACTTTGATCCAACCAAATGGCATCTGGGCGGATTCACAGTAGTTAATTCATCTCCGACAGCCAAAACGAGGGAGACTTTCGGACCTGCTATCCGCCTAATTCAAAAGGGGATTATTAGGTTGAAGCCTCTCGTTACTCACACATCCACGCTGGACGATTACCCCGTCCTTATGGAAAAGATTGTTAGTGGAGATAAGAGCTATGTCAAAGGGGTTGTCCTTCTGTCCTAG
- the mutT4 gene encoding Putative mutator protein MutT4, whose product MDVLFHTTNPFKGVIVERDRLPPDPATFERQLSHSIEVWKADGLLTVWLEVSIGFSDLIPIGVKAGFEFHHAGSDYVMMTFRLVKDTFIPVYATHYIGAGGVVVNQKDELLVVCERYRRDNKPSYKLPGGSLQSGEHLQDCVIREVKEETGIETIFDALVCFRHWHGYRFSKSDIYFVCRLRPKSQDITIQQEEIEECLWMPILKYLESEYVHAFNKSIVRAALESPGLVPVEMEGYPDRKEREFFMPGSLSLGSGTSSSHNL is encoded by the coding sequence ATGGACGTTCTCTTCCACACAACTAACCCTTTTAAGGGTGTTATTGTCGAGAGGGATAGACTGCCTCCCGATCCAGCTACCTTTGAGAGACAACTGTCACATTCTATCGAGGTTTGGAAAGCCGATGGGCTTTTGACCGTTTGGTTGGAGGTGTCGATTGGTTTTTCTGATCTGATCCCTATCGGGGTAAAAGCTGGATTCGAGTTCCATCACGCGGGCAGCGATTATGTAATGATGACGTTCCGGTTGGTGAAAGACACCTTCATCCCCGTCTACGCTACCCACTACATTGGTGCAGGGGGCGTAGTCGTTAATCAAAAAGACGAATTGCTTGTAGTTTGCGAGCGCTATCGGCGTGACAATAAACCCTCATACAAACTTCCCGGGGGTTCTCTCCAGTCTGGAGAGCATTTGCAAGACTGTGTGATTCGCGAAGTTAAGGAGGAGACAGGAATAGAGACTATCTTTGATGCACTTGTTTGTTTCAGACATTGGCACGGATACAGGTTTTCGAAATCCGACATCTATTTTGTTTGTCGCTTGAGGCCGAAGAGTCAGGACATAACTATCCAACAAGAAGAGATCGAAGAGTGCCTCTGGATGCCGATTTTGAAGTATCTTGAGTCAGAGTACGTTCATGCCTTTAATAAAAGCATTGTACGGGCGGCTTTGGAGAGTCCAGGACTTGTCCCAGTAGAGATGGAAGGTTATCCAGATCGAAAGGAACGCGAATTTTTCATGCCAGGGAGTCTGTCTCTCGGCTCTGGAACTTCTTCATCCCACAACCTCTAA
- the gfo_1 gene encoding Glucose--fructose oxidoreductase, whose protein sequence is MKTIRWGIIGCGDVTEKKSGPGLYKADRSRLVAVMRRNAAAAKDYAERHGVPRWYDDAQALIEDKEVDVVYVATPPSTHLKYALATAKAGKPCLVEKPMAMNAEEGEQMVNAFKEKDLSLWVAFYRRALPRYHKLRYFLNNGTIGKLTSIEFVNYSTLAKDEESREWRYNPIIAGAGKSFDLGSHGFDILDYLVGPICEIVGYSINSGNTYDAEDVTVTCFRFENNVLGTATFNFNSGRNDDYLTFTGTLGKIEIQVYGDNDIKIVLGNGEQKFVSAPFPKHVCQPLQEAIIAELHGKGKCESTGDSALRTQRVLDACVSNFYQ, encoded by the coding sequence ATGAAAACGATACGCTGGGGAATCATCGGTTGCGGTGATGTAACTGAAAAGAAGAGTGGTCCCGGTCTTTATAAAGCCGACCGATCGCGACTGGTAGCAGTGATGCGCCGGAATGCAGCAGCAGCCAAAGATTACGCTGAACGTCACGGCGTTCCTAGGTGGTACGATGATGCCCAGGCTCTAATTGAAGATAAAGAAGTCGACGTTGTTTATGTAGCTACACCGCCTTCAACCCATCTTAAATACGCCCTTGCAACCGCCAAAGCAGGGAAACCCTGCCTGGTTGAAAAACCAATGGCAATGAACGCAGAGGAAGGAGAGCAAATGGTTAACGCATTCAAGGAAAAGGATTTGTCTCTTTGGGTAGCTTTTTACCGGAGGGCACTGCCTCGTTATCATAAACTTCGCTATTTCTTAAACAATGGGACTATCGGAAAACTGACGTCTATTGAATTCGTAAACTATTCCACGTTAGCAAAGGACGAAGAATCGCGTGAATGGCGTTACAACCCTATCATTGCTGGAGCCGGAAAGTCTTTTGATCTCGGTTCTCACGGATTCGATATCCTAGACTACCTTGTTGGGCCAATATGCGAAATTGTAGGCTACTCGATAAACTCCGGCAACACCTATGATGCTGAAGACGTAACGGTTACTTGCTTCCGCTTTGAAAACAACGTTCTGGGAACCGCTACTTTTAATTTTAACTCTGGCCGAAATGATGACTACCTAACTTTCACCGGAACCTTAGGAAAGATCGAAATTCAAGTTTACGGAGACAATGACATTAAGATAGTCTTGGGAAACGGTGAGCAGAAGTTTGTCTCTGCCCCATTTCCTAAACACGTCTGTCAACCCCTCCAAGAAGCGATCATAGCTGAACTCCACGGCAAAGGGAAGTGTGAGTCAACTGGCGATAGTGCCTTACGCACCCAACGAGTATTGGATGCATGTGTGAGCAACTTCTATCAATGA
- the yliI gene encoding Aldose sugar dehydrogenase YliI: MHQNESASFSASELGWVLHFQLRFTVRSLASICFLSTLSIFPPLSIAAEGNLYDGGEIYESHCMRCHGVNLGGGYAKSLVDGIWQFGKNSWNIRQSIRFGITDLGMPPFENILSREEIGAVVDFLRAKEEAAGVERPHPHPTLYTQNYKLKVEILTEELEIPWSVDFIDSERLIVTEKPGTLRIFHGAKLLPDAVAGTPAVLYWGQGGLMDVAVDPEYSENGWIYLSYTHQLRDIQMDQTSPLSMTRIVRGRLHQNVWKDEEVLYEAPHDSYTTGRVHYGSRIVFDPEGHLYFSVGDRGEPEQAQELDRPNGKVHRIQRDGGIPLDNPFVHLKGALPSIYSYGHRNPQGLAIHPETGRVWNTEHGPLGGDELNVICPGCNYGWPDISYGRNYDGTIITENTSRPEMEQPVIYWSPSIAVCGLDFYRGDLFPKWNGKLLAGALKYEEIQLLTIENDRVMHREVIFKNLGRVRDVAIGPDGAIYVVLNGPDVLLRLTPDTPIPEGHFPD; the protein is encoded by the coding sequence ATGCATCAAAATGAGTCGGCATCATTCTCCGCCTCGGAGCTCGGTTGGGTTCTCCATTTCCAACTGCGATTTACTGTCCGCAGCTTGGCTTCGATTTGCTTCCTCAGCACCTTGTCAATTTTTCCTCCACTTTCAATAGCAGCAGAGGGGAATCTTTATGACGGAGGAGAGATCTATGAGAGCCACTGCATGCGTTGCCATGGAGTGAATTTAGGAGGAGGATATGCTAAGAGTCTTGTCGACGGAATTTGGCAGTTCGGAAAAAATTCATGGAACATCCGACAAAGTATCCGATTCGGCATTACTGATCTAGGAATGCCGCCTTTCGAGAATATCCTCTCGAGAGAAGAGATCGGAGCAGTCGTTGATTTTCTAAGAGCAAAGGAGGAAGCAGCTGGTGTAGAAAGACCTCATCCACATCCCACTCTTTACACACAAAATTACAAACTGAAAGTCGAAATTCTAACGGAAGAACTCGAGATTCCTTGGAGTGTGGATTTTATTGATTCTGAAAGACTTATCGTAACAGAAAAGCCGGGCACACTCAGGATTTTTCACGGAGCCAAATTGCTGCCTGATGCTGTCGCTGGGACTCCTGCTGTTCTCTACTGGGGTCAGGGTGGCTTAATGGACGTTGCGGTAGATCCTGAATACAGTGAAAATGGGTGGATTTATTTATCCTACACTCACCAGTTGCGTGATATACAAATGGATCAGACAAGTCCGCTTTCTATGACAAGAATTGTTCGTGGTAGACTACATCAGAACGTTTGGAAAGATGAAGAGGTTCTCTATGAGGCTCCGCATGACAGTTACACTACTGGAAGGGTTCATTATGGGAGTCGGATTGTATTTGATCCAGAAGGTCACTTGTATTTTTCTGTCGGTGACCGCGGCGAACCCGAACAGGCGCAGGAGCTTGATCGGCCAAACGGCAAGGTTCACAGGATTCAAAGAGATGGTGGAATTCCTTTAGACAATCCTTTCGTTCACCTTAAAGGAGCACTGCCCTCTATCTACTCTTACGGACATCGTAATCCTCAGGGACTGGCGATTCATCCGGAAACGGGTAGAGTTTGGAATACTGAACACGGCCCCTTAGGTGGGGATGAATTGAATGTCATTTGCCCGGGCTGCAATTACGGATGGCCGGATATCAGTTATGGGAGAAATTATGACGGTACAATAATAACGGAAAACACCTCCAGACCTGAAATGGAACAGCCGGTTATTTATTGGAGTCCGTCAATTGCAGTTTGCGGCCTCGATTTTTATCGTGGTGATCTTTTCCCCAAGTGGAATGGTAAGTTACTTGCGGGGGCCCTGAAGTATGAGGAGATCCAGTTGCTTACTATTGAAAATGATCGTGTGATGCACCGGGAAGTTATATTTAAAAACCTAGGGCGCGTACGCGATGTGGCAATAGGCCCTGATGGAGCAATCTATGTAGTGCTTAATGGCCCGGATGTGCTCCTAAGATTGACTCCTGACACTCCTATTCCAGAGGGTCACTTCCCAGACTAA
- the yhhX_2 gene encoding putative oxidoreductase YhhX, with protein MVCVSDKMIRIAQIGTKHAHAKGKYDTMLKFPDLFEVVGVVEPDEKRRTEMESNGYEGATWLTETQLFSTEGLRAVVVETEVSELVPTAQRCIESGFHVHIDKPAGTSMSALQQLHETADQAGLTIQMGYMFRYNPGFEFLFDAITNGWLGSITEVNGMIGKSANDLLRLTIARFPGGGMFELGCHIIDPLVTILGPPEGVEAFTFRSHPEKDNLADNQLAVFRYPTAVATIRSNHIDPHKRRKFEVIGEKGAVIIDPLEPPSIKLSLDKKFSRFSEGYQRVDLTLQDGRYDGEFIDFAKVIRNEKKLRWDSTHDLAVHKAILQASEMEVD; from the coding sequence ATGGTCTGCGTGAGTGATAAAATGATACGTATTGCTCAGATTGGGACAAAGCACGCCCATGCCAAGGGGAAGTACGATACAATGTTGAAATTCCCCGATCTTTTTGAAGTTGTAGGTGTTGTTGAGCCGGATGAGAAACGGCGAACCGAAATGGAATCAAACGGTTACGAAGGAGCAACCTGGCTGACCGAAACCCAGCTCTTCAGTACCGAAGGACTTAGAGCCGTTGTCGTGGAGACAGAAGTGTCTGAACTCGTCCCAACCGCTCAACGATGTATCGAGTCCGGATTTCATGTCCATATCGACAAACCAGCCGGCACATCCATGAGCGCCTTGCAGCAATTACACGAAACCGCTGACCAGGCCGGGCTAACCATCCAAATGGGTTATATGTTTCGTTACAATCCGGGCTTTGAATTTTTATTTGATGCAATTACAAATGGATGGCTGGGATCCATCACAGAGGTGAATGGTATGATTGGGAAATCTGCCAACGATTTGCTGCGCCTCACAATCGCGCGCTTCCCTGGAGGTGGCATGTTTGAACTCGGTTGCCACATAATTGATCCATTGGTCACAATTCTTGGTCCACCAGAGGGCGTGGAAGCTTTTACCTTTCGCTCTCATCCTGAGAAAGACAACCTAGCGGACAACCAGCTTGCTGTGTTCCGTTACCCAACAGCTGTTGCGACGATTCGAAGTAACCATATCGACCCGCACAAACGGAGGAAATTTGAGGTTATCGGTGAGAAAGGAGCAGTGATTATAGATCCCCTGGAACCGCCGAGTATAAAGCTATCTCTCGATAAGAAGTTCAGTAGATTCAGCGAAGGATACCAAAGAGTCGATCTAACTTTGCAGGACGGCCGCTATGATGGAGAATTTATCGATTTTGCAAAAGTCATCCGAAACGAAAAAAAGCTCCGTTGGGATTCCACCCATGATCTCGCTGTTCATAAAGCGATCCTTCAAGCAAGCGAAATGGAAGTTGATTGA
- the ligC gene encoding 4-carboxy-2-hydroxymuconate-6-semialdehyde dehydrogenase, protein MKNLRTAVIGCGARGEGHIRALESFDDVDIVAICDPVDRAREAACRSHQIEKGYAAIEDLLSKEELDAIVVATPAHLNASVAKLCLEEGIDTLLEKPPGLSVPECVELRDISIRTGAKGMVGWNRRFNPLIVEAKALIAERGPVTQLVGEFHKSIQRTLDSEVFGEELMDNLLLETPIHAIDTMTFLAQSKVAEVHSFVRRATSIYKDVHAALVVFENECVASIIANYTTDARLERYEVHGCGISAYLEGVKQGVVYCDGTQKELDGSNSQKSTNDQDRFFLDCVKSGRPIGYPAANLDAAVESMSLCAKILDGLRE, encoded by the coding sequence ATGAAAAACCTTCGTACAGCTGTGATAGGATGTGGGGCTCGTGGCGAGGGGCATATAAGAGCTTTGGAATCTTTCGACGATGTCGACATTGTGGCGATATGTGATCCGGTTGATCGGGCCCGAGAAGCGGCGTGTCGCAGCCACCAGATTGAAAAAGGATACGCCGCCATCGAAGATCTACTTTCCAAGGAAGAACTCGATGCGATCGTAGTTGCTACCCCTGCCCACCTAAATGCTTCAGTTGCAAAGCTCTGCCTCGAGGAGGGAATCGATACCCTCCTGGAAAAACCACCTGGACTGAGTGTTCCTGAGTGTGTTGAACTCAGAGATATCAGCATCCGCACAGGAGCTAAAGGAATGGTAGGATGGAATCGTAGATTTAATCCACTCATTGTGGAGGCAAAGGCACTGATAGCCGAAAGAGGTCCAGTTACGCAACTGGTAGGAGAGTTTCACAAAAGCATTCAGCGAACCTTGGATTCAGAGGTCTTCGGCGAAGAGTTGATGGATAACCTTCTATTGGAAACTCCCATCCATGCCATCGACACGATGACCTTCCTGGCGCAATCAAAAGTAGCGGAAGTGCACAGTTTTGTTCGCAGGGCTACTTCAATCTACAAAGACGTACATGCTGCACTTGTGGTCTTCGAAAACGAATGCGTAGCATCTATCATTGCCAACTATACCACCGATGCACGGCTCGAACGTTATGAAGTACACGGATGTGGAATATCCGCCTATCTCGAGGGCGTTAAACAAGGTGTTGTTTATTGCGACGGAACCCAAAAAGAGCTAGATGGATCGAACAGTCAGAAAAGCACCAATGATCAAGATAGATTCTTTCTTGACTGCGTCAAATCCGGCCGACCAATTGGATATCCAGCTGCAAACCTCGATGCGGCAGTAGAGAGTATGAGTCTATGTGCGAAAATTCTTGATGGTCTGCGTGAGTGA
- a CDS encoding hypothetical protein (UPF0056 inner membrane protein MarC), which yields MVVHLINLTLGTIVALLPIANPFSTAALFLSITEGDSREKRRRQAFKGCVYMFFILVSFLLAGRLIMEFFGISISGLRIAGGLMVARIGLVMLKPKEDEVKTEEVESEALEKDDISFTPLAMPSMSGPGAIAVTIGLTTQTKYLLDFVAIVMGIFIVTVVCWLVLRASTRVVGFLGVTGMNALCRIMGFLLLCVGIQFIVNGITGAVTDPQFIEMLVEVFQSVK from the coding sequence ATGGTTGTACACTTGATAAATCTAACTTTGGGAACAATTGTTGCCCTTCTCCCAATAGCAAATCCCTTTAGTACAGCGGCTTTATTCCTCAGTATTACTGAGGGCGATTCTAGAGAAAAGAGGAGACGCCAAGCATTTAAGGGATGTGTATACATGTTTTTTATTTTGGTGTCGTTTCTATTGGCCGGTCGACTAATCATGGAGTTTTTTGGCATCTCGATTTCCGGTTTACGTATAGCAGGTGGGCTGATGGTAGCTCGTATAGGTCTCGTTATGCTCAAACCTAAGGAGGACGAAGTTAAGACCGAAGAAGTCGAATCTGAGGCGCTTGAAAAGGATGATATATCATTTACGCCACTGGCAATGCCCAGTATGAGTGGGCCGGGTGCCATTGCTGTGACGATCGGGCTAACCACTCAAACAAAATATCTTTTGGACTTCGTTGCTATTGTCATGGGCATATTTATCGTGACCGTTGTTTGTTGGCTTGTGCTTCGTGCTTCGACTAGAGTGGTTGGTTTTCTCGGTGTCACTGGGATGAATGCGCTCTGTCGGATCATGGGGTTTTTGCTTTTGTGTGTTGGTATCCAATTTATCGTGAATGGAATAACGGGGGCTGTTACTGATCCCCAATTTATAGAAATGCTAGTGGAGGTTTTCCAATCTGTAAAATGA
- the crcB gene encoding Putative fluoride ion transporter CrcB yields the protein MTLVTNIATIALGASIGATLRWSLAVSLNHVWARIPVGTLLANLVGGLLIGMAYSYLDQYPNVPQEYKIFFLTGFLGSLTTFSAFSVEMHQIFSSGRYLWMGVGIFIHVIGSITLTGIGYLIIRLAVVK from the coding sequence ATGACCTTAGTTACTAACATAGCCACAATCGCCCTTGGAGCTTCGATTGGCGCAACCCTCAGATGGTCTCTAGCGGTATCCCTTAATCACGTTTGGGCAAGAATTCCTGTTGGAACCCTGTTGGCAAACCTCGTTGGTGGCCTTCTAATTGGGATGGCCTACTCCTACTTGGATCAGTACCCGAACGTCCCACAAGAGTACAAGATCTTTTTTCTTACTGGGTTCCTCGGTTCCCTCACAACGTTTTCTGCCTTTTCCGTTGAAATGCATCAAATATTCTCATCTGGCAGATACCTATGGATGGGGGTGGGTATATTTATTCACGTTATTGGCTCGATTACCCTTACCGGAATTGGGTATCTGATTATTCGCTTGGCAGTTGTAAAATAA